One window from the genome of Metabacillus flavus encodes:
- the gpr gene encoding GPR endopeptidase, with translation MSDSLDLGNYTVRTDLAIEARDLALEQQEKSQSQPNPSDNGEVKGIIVKERTEGEIKLTSVEIKKEGEEATGKKAGNYLTIQADGIRQKDTDLQQEVIGVFAREFSKFIENLGINKEASCLIAGLGNWNVTPDALGPIAAENLLVTRHLFELQPENVQEGYRPVSVISPGVMGLTGIETSDIILGVVNRIKPDFIIAIDALAARSVERVNATIQISDTGIHPGSGVGNKRKELSLETLGIPVIAIGIPTVVDAVTIASDTIDYILKHFGREMAQGDRPSRSLVPAGMSFGERKKLSDEDLPGEEHRQTYLGIIGTLPEEEKRALIHEVLNPLGHNLMVTPKEVDVFISDMANVIASGLNSALHGHIGHDNRGTYTH, from the coding sequence CTCAGCCTAATCCTTCAGATAATGGAGAAGTGAAGGGAATAATCGTCAAAGAACGGACCGAAGGGGAAATAAAACTCACCTCTGTAGAAATCAAAAAAGAGGGCGAGGAGGCTACGGGTAAAAAAGCCGGCAATTATCTGACCATTCAAGCAGACGGTATCAGACAAAAGGATACGGATCTGCAGCAGGAGGTAATCGGTGTATTTGCAAGGGAATTCAGCAAATTCATCGAAAACCTTGGAATTAATAAAGAGGCCTCATGCCTGATAGCAGGCCTGGGGAACTGGAATGTTACGCCCGACGCACTTGGACCGATTGCAGCGGAAAATCTTCTTGTGACAAGGCATTTATTCGAGCTGCAGCCGGAAAATGTTCAAGAAGGCTACCGTCCAGTCAGTGTCATCTCGCCTGGAGTAATGGGGCTCACGGGAATTGAAACGAGCGACATTATTTTAGGAGTTGTCAACCGGATCAAACCTGATTTTATAATTGCAATCGATGCCCTTGCAGCGAGATCGGTTGAGCGGGTCAATGCGACAATTCAAATATCTGATACAGGGATCCATCCAGGATCCGGTGTAGGCAACAAACGAAAAGAATTAAGCCTGGAAACACTGGGAATCCCGGTGATTGCCATCGGTATACCAACCGTAGTGGACGCCGTCACCATCGCAAGCGACACGATTGATTATATCCTGAAGCATTTTGGCAGGGAAATGGCACAGGGAGACCGCCCATCCAGGTCGCTTGTCCCGGCAGGAATGTCTTTTGGAGAGCGCAAAAAATTAAGCGATGAAGATCTTCCCGGCGAGGAACATCGGCAAACTTATTTGGGTATTATCGGGACGCTGCCAGAGGAAGAAAAGCGCGCGCTGATTCATGAAGTGTTAAATCCGCTTGGGCATAACCTAATGGTCACACCGAAGGAAGTGGATGTATTCATCAGTGACATGGCCAATGTCATTGCAAGCGGGCTGAATTCAGCCCTTCACGGACATATTGGCCACGATAATAGAGGCACTTACACACACTAG